Within Gemmatimonadota bacterium, the genomic segment CGCTGAAGCTGCGCACGGCGACCTGGGCGCCGCCGCGGCCGGTGGTGAAGGCGAGCTCGCGGCCGCGCAGCTCGCGGGCGGAGGACATCTTGCCGGACCAGAAATCCGTGTCCAGCTCACCCTGGAAGGTGCTCACCAGGAAGTCGGCCGCGACAGTGGCCGGAAGCCGCAGCTCGATGGTGCCGCTATGGCTCTGGAAGCCGAGCGAGCCGGCGCGATCGATGTCGCCCTGGAAGCGGATGTCGCCGGTCACGGACTCGAAGCGGCCGCGCTGGAACTTTCCGCCCTGCACCAGCACCGAGCCGCTCACGGTCGAGACAGTGGCG encodes:
- a CDS encoding DUF4097 family beta strand repeat protein; the encoded protein is GPIRVAGSPRDVRAESMAGDVEIAASTPSLRAKSASGTVLLRGSAEDATVSTVSGSVLVQGGKFQRGRFESVTGDIRFQGDIDRAGSLGFQSHSGTIELRLPATVAADFLVSTFQGELDTDFWSGKMSSARELRGRELAFTTGRGGAQVAVRSFSGRIVLRKLKK